The nucleotide sequence AGGATGGCGAAGGTAACGAACGCCGTGTGCGCGGCGCGAAGGAACAGCGGGTAGTACTCTGGCGAGATCTGCACCGGCCCGAGGATGAGATTGATGATGAGCATCACGACGCCCATGCTGAACATCTGGCCGACGAGCCGCATGGTGGCCTGTGTCGCCGATGCGACGCCGTAGAAGCGCCGCTCCACGGAGCCCATGATGGCGTTGGTGTTGGGCGACGAGAACAGGGCGAATCCCAGGCCCAGGAACAACAAACTGCCGATGATGAACGGCAGGGGCGTCGTCGCGTTCAGCAGCGTGAGCAGGATCAAGCCGATGACGTTGAGGGCCATGCCGGTGGATGCCACAATGCGCGGCTCAATGCGGTCGGACAGGCGGCCCGCCAGCGGCGAGAACAGCGCCTGCATGGCCGGCTGGGCGATGAGGACGAAGCCCGCCGCCTGGGGCGTGAGCGCCTTGATGTACTGGAGGTACAGGCTGAGGAGGAAGCCGATGGCGGCGGTGGCGGCGTAGTTGATGAGGGCGGCCAGGTTGGACAGGGCGAATACGCGGCTCCGGCGGAACAGGCTCACGTCCAGCACGGGGTGCGTCGCGCGCGATTCCCACAGGACGAATGCGGCGATGCCCGCCAACCCCGCCGCCACCAGGACCGCGCCCAGGCCCGCCGGCAGGCGCGAGAATCCGTACATCAGCGAGGCCAGCCCCGCGCCGTAGATGGCCGAACCGGCCCAGTCAAACGGCTCCCCGCGCGCCTCGGCCCATTCGCCCTTCAGGTTGGCGAGGGTGAACGGCACGAGGAACAGGCACAGCGGCACGTTGACATAAAACACGCTTCGCCAGCCCAGGTGCTGGGTCAGCAGCCCCCCGATAACAGGCCCCAGCGACAGCCCCAGGTACACCGCTGCCACGTTGATGCCCAGGGCGCGCCCGCGCTCGTTGGGCGGGAAGACCGACGTGAGGATGGCGATGCCCGTGCCGAAGACCATTGCCCCGCCGATGCCCTGCAGCACTCGGAAGATGATGAGCATGGTCCCTGACGCGGCGGATCCGC is from Chloroflexota bacterium and encodes:
- a CDS encoding MFS transporter, whose product is MQNAVSKRTALIVVATGSFLTPFMGSSINVALPSIGKALVMNAVLLSWIAMAYSLSSAIFLVPFGRAADIHGRKKIFLWGVTIFGFFSLLCGSAASGTMLIIFRVLQGIGGAMVFGTGIAILTSVFPPNERGRALGINVAAVYLGLSLGPVIGGLLTQHLGWRSVFYVNVPLCLFLVPFTLANLKGEWAEARGEPFDWAGSAIYGAGLASLMYGFSRLPAGLGAVLVAAGLAGIAAFVLWESRATHPVLDVSLFRRSRVFALSNLAALINYAATAAIGFLLSLYLQYIKALTPQAAGFVLIAQPAMQALFSPLAGRLSDRIEPRIVASTGMALNVIGLILLTLLNATTPLPFIIGSLLFLGLGFALFSSPNTNAIMGSVERRFYGVASATQATMRLVGQMFSMGVVMLIINLILGPVQISPEYYPLFLRAAHTAFVTFAILCFGGVFASLARGKMR